CTTCGACTGCAGCCAGGCGTCCTTTGCGCAAATAGTTTGCACAGGTCTCGGCAAGCTGTCTCCAGGTTACGACCGGAATGAAATCGGCTTCCTTTTCTCCCCCTTGGCTTGTAAACGGTCTGTCCACTGCCAAAGTAAATTGCGTAACTGCCACTCCTGCTGGAGTGTAACGCAACTCAGGATCCCGGGTTAACCGGCCGATCAGAATGACACGGTTCAACAATGTAATCCCCTCCTTCAGAGCGTATTGGTGCGTTAATCACGAGTTGTCTTAAGCAGACTTAACGTCGTTCGTAATGAGATAACGAATTACTTCGTCAGAAATCTTCATGAGACGCTCAAGTTCAGTTACAACTGCTGGTTCAGCAGTGAAATGTACCAGAACATAAAAACCATCACGGAATTTCTTGATCTCATACGCAAGACGGCGTTTACCCATAACGTCGTGAGCTGTAACTTCACCACCGCCGTTGGAGATGATGCCTTGGAATTTATCGACTGTAGCTTGAACAACTTCTTGCTCAATGTCAGGACGAATAATGTACATCACTTCATATTTGCGCATAATTTTCACCTCCTTATGGACTCTGGCCCTCAATCCAGGTTGAGAGCAAGGAACGAGCACAAACTCGAACTATATTAATATAACAAATACCGAGTCAAAGTGCAAGCAAACGTTCCCTGTTCATATTGGCACATGATCAGCCCTGCTATGGAGCACACTACAGAAGCAACAAAGTAACATAATCTGCAGAGGAGGTTTTATCATGGGTGAAAAAAC
The window above is part of the Paenibacillus sp. 1781tsa1 genome. Proteins encoded here:
- the rpsF gene encoding 30S ribosomal protein S6; this encodes MRKYEVMYIIRPDIEQEVVQATVDKFQGIISNGGGEVTAHDVMGKRRLAYEIKKFRDGFYVLVHFTAEPAVVTELERLMKISDEVIRYLITNDVKSA